A genome region from Columba livia isolate bColLiv1 breed racing homer chromosome 2, bColLiv1.pat.W.v2, whole genome shotgun sequence includes the following:
- the PARP10 gene encoding protein mono-ADP-ribosyltransferase PARP10 isoform X1: MGVASQRTPPCGAARRCLACRPFPPVRACLCPFPPVRARLCPFVPVCSRLFPFPPAPRDQGWFPRVTRGAGPVSPTPEAPPSLQPLPVPGSPRPVSVSFRRRGGARALPDGGGGGAGGAGRPPRHPRGAAGAVLREPAALGGGPGPELPAPRAPPLPHLREPARRPERAVPGQPPAGGAGAGGAPGAPLGPPAPAADGPGAPGPPRAPGAAAGAAAGPAPRHRRRVPGPHARHGPAEPAGPPEPHRAVVLPCTRMLLWAAGSVASPGTRAVFWGAAPRHRVLPRAPSPAVPAELAAAEQRAQRGGPGGSALALLRLPQTPSVLVCAAAPALSRDLLELYFENRRSGGGSVRDVRLLPGASAAIVTFREPAVVQRVLQRPHRLQETALALAPHYPFLEPPPPDTEPPPDTEPPVDMEPPPDTEPPPDTEPPPDMEPLLDVNPLDMNLLDMELPPVMVRPLEPAPPPAALPPAPARLEAAEPAELQASRLVPEEPPAAVLEGPGDGDMAGDGAASDEDVTIAGWCQEGPAQDEVLVPAEPGAVRYLQRHYQDLLGSIGDVSLLPLEGDDIAGFRVRGEPGRCRAAAEFVQSLLGSVGMQSVTLRLPGVARFLRDSGGQSVLRQLERRYQCVAHLHGAAWSPPDPQLELLELLPPSCQWDPLAAAPPARHHDLHDDTDGGDGDDGDAVHSNIEEIKELLAALRPDEAAGDEAAPLPPGDMAMEQEPEADPGAGGDAGAEEEAQLALAVQRSMDSSWREDEELARATALSLRCRRREEEEEEAAAGLLAALEASLEEAAAAADTAQVTLFCAFERDASAAPRELERALCRRLRAREVASERLRALPGAVRPCLALLQRRHAVRLDLRAGAATLRGFAEYTAPAARDLAQLLQRLPQRHPPAACWVRWDRGGTAVPYGPEAAALLEHAWQRQEPRLELLLDGRPVTVDLRRMEELDIGAAAAAAVSRSCPPAGLLGLGAPGPEDEVRLLPLPEDSPEFHDAVGHFYATLDELSGTIAVVQVQKLIHPLLYEQYQLKKSSMERAGAAGTAVERVLFHGTTESASREICLHGFNRSFCGRNAALYGLGVYFAARAALSARDRYSPRGPGGSKFVFVAKVLTGAFAGGAPGLRVPPPRPGPGPPRRFDSVVDNPRHPAIFVIFNDTQAYPQYLLTCRCRGDPPSPPKSSEPTDTP; the protein is encoded by the exons ATGGGCGTGGCCTCGCAGAGAACGCCCCCGTGTggcgcggcgcggcgctgcCTCGCCTGCCGCCCGTTCCCGCCCGTTCGTGCCTGTTTGTGCCCGTTCCCGCCCGTTCGTGCTCGTTTGTGCCCGTTTGTTCCCGTTTGTTCCCGTTTGTTCCCGTTCCCGCCCGCCCCCCGGGACCAGGGCTGGTTTCCCCGTGTCACGCGTGGGGCTGGTCCCGTGTCCCCCACCCCCGAGGCCCCGCCCTCGCTCCAGCCACTTCCCGTTCCCGGGTCCCCCCGCCCCGTTTCGGTTTCGTTTCGCCGCAGGGGCGGAGCCCGAGCGCTGCCCG ATGGAGGCGGGGGCGGTGCTGGAGGTGCGGGGCGCCCCCCCCGGCACCCccgaggagctgctggtgctgtaCTTCGAGAGCCGGCGGCGCTCGGGGGGGGGCCCGGTCCGGAGCTGCCAGCGCCTCGggcccctcctcttcctcaccttcGAGAGCCAGCGCG ACGCCCAGAACGTGCTGTCCCAGGACAGCCACCggctgggggggctggagctgggggtgctcCCGGCGCCCCCCTGGGACCCCCGGCACCTGCTGCTGACGGGCCTGGagccccgggacccccccgAGCGCCTGGAGCCGCTGCTGGAGCCGCTGCTGGGCCGGCCCCGCGGCACCGTCGGCGTGTGCCAGGGCCCCATGCCCGGCACGGCCCTGCTGAGCCTGCGGGACCCCCTGAGCCCCACAG ggctgtggTGCTGCCGTGCACCAGGATGCTGCTTTGGGCTGCGGGGTCCGTGGCATCGCCCGGCACCAGGGCGGTATTTTGGGGCGCGGCGCCGCGGCACCGGGTGCTGCCGcgtgcccccagccccgctgtcccGGCAGAGCTGGCGGCGGCGGAGCAGCGCGCGCAGCGGGGGGGCCCGGGGGGGTCGGCGCTGGCGCTGCTGCGGCTGCCACAGACCCCCAGCGTGCTGGTGTGCGCGGCGGCGCCGGCGCTGAGCCGCGACCTGCTGGAGCTTTACTTCGAGAACCGGcgcagcggcggcggcagcgtGCGGGACGTGCGGCTGCTGCCCGGCGCCTCCGCCGCCATCGTCACCTTCCGGGAGCCGGCAG TGGTGCAGCGGGTGCTGCAGAGGCCACACCGGCTGCAGGAGACCGCACTGGCGCTCGCCCCACACTACCCATTCCTGGAGCCGCCCCCGCCGGACACGGAGCCCCCACCGGACACGGAGCCCCCAGTGGACATGGAGCCCCCGCCGGACACGGAGCCCCCGCCGGACACGGAGCCCCCGCCAGACATGGAGCCCCTGTTGGACGTGAACCCGCTGGACATGAATCTGCTGGACATGGAGCTGCCACCAGTCATGGTTCGCCCACTGGAGCCGGCACCACCACCAGCCGCGCTCCCCCCGGCACCTGCCAGGCTGGAGGCGGCAGAGccggcagagctgcaggcatcGAGACTGGTGCCGGAGGAGCCACCAGCTGCTGTCCTGGAGGGGCCTGGCGATGGGGACATGGCTGGTGACGGTGCAGCCAGTGACGAGGACGTGACCATCGCGGGCTGGTGCCAGGAGGGGCCGGCGCAGGACGAGGTGCTGGTGCCGGCGGAGCCGGGCGCCGTGCGGTACCTGCAGCGGCACTACCAGGACCTGCTGGGCAGCATCGGCGACGTGTCCCTGCTGCCGCTGGAGGGGGACGACATCGCCGGCTTCCGG GTGCGTGGGGAGCCGGGCCGGTGCCGCGCGGCCGCCGAGTTCGTGCAGAGCCTGCTGGGCAGCGTGGGCATGCAGAGCGTCACCCTGCGCCTCCCCGGCGTGGCGCGGTTCCTGCGGGACAGCGGCGGGCAGAGCGTCCTGCGGCAGCTGGAGCGGCGCTACCAGTGCGTGGCACACCTGCACGGCGCCGCGTGGAGCCCCCCGGACCCGCAG ctggagctgctggagctgctgcccccaAGCTGCCAATGGGACCCCCTGGCCGCGGCACCGCCCGCGCGGCACCATGACCTGCACGATGACACCGACGGGGGCGACGGTGACGATGGGGACGCCGTTCACTCCAACATCG AGGAGATCAAGGAGCTGCTGGCCGCTCTGCGTCCCGATGAAGCCGCCGGCGATGAGGCCGCCCCACTGCCCCCCGGCGACATGGCCATGGAGCAGGAGCCCGAGGCCGATCCCGGTGCCGGCGGTGATGCCGGGGCGGAGGAGGAGGCGCAGCTGGCGCTGGCGGTGCAGCGCTCCATGGACAGCTCGTGGCGCGAGGACGAGGAGCTGGCACGGGCCACCGCGCTGTCCCTGCGCTGCCGGCgccgggaggaggaggaggaggaggcggccgCGGGGCTGCTGGCGGCGCTGGAGGCGTCTttggaggaggcggcggcggcagcggacACGGCGCAGGTGACGCTGTTCTGCGCCTTTGAGCGGGACGCATCGGCGGCGCCGCGGGAGCTGGAGCGGGCGCTGTGCCGGCGGCTGCGGGCGCGGGAGGTGGCGAGCGAGCGGCTGCGGGCGCTGCCGGGGGCCGTGCGGCCCTGCCTGGCGCTGCTGCAGCGCCGGCACGCCGTGCGCCTGGACCTGCGCGCCGGCGCCGCCACGCTGCGCGGCTTCGCCGAGTACaccgcgcccgccgcccgcgACCTGGCGCAGCTGCTGCAGCGCCTGCCCCAGCGCCATCCCCCCGCCGCCTGCTGGGTGCGCTGGGACCGCGGCGGCACCGCCGTCCCCTACGGCCCCGAGGCTGCGGCGCTGCTGGAGCACGCGTGGCAGCGCCAGGAGCCccggctggagctgctgctggatggGCGGCCCGTCACCGTCGACCTGCGGCGCATGGAGGAGCTGGACAttggcgccgccgccgccgccgccgtctCCCGCAGCTGCCCCCCCGCCGGCCTGCTCG ggctgggggcgCCGGGGCCGGAGGACGAGGTGCGGCTGTTGCCGCTGCCTGAGGACTCGCCCGAGTTCCACGACGCCGTCGGCCACTTCTACGCCACGCTGGACGAACTCAGCGGCACCATCGCCGTGGTACAG GTGCAGAAGCTGATCCACCCGCTGCTGTACGAGCAGTACCAGCTCAAAAAGAGCAGCATGGAGCGCGCCGGCGCCGCCGGCACCGCCGTGGAGCGCGTCCTGTTCCACGGCACCACCGAGAGCGCCAGCCGCGAGATCTGCCTGCACGGCTTCAACCGCAGCTTCTGCGGCAGGAACG
- the PARP10 gene encoding protein mono-ADP-ribosyltransferase PARP10 isoform X2, producing the protein MGVASQRTPPCGAARRCLACRPFPPVRACLCPFPPVRARLCPFVPVCSRLFPFPPAPRDQGWFPRVTRGAGPVSPTPEAPPSLQPLPVPGSPRPVSVSFRRRGGARALPDGGGGGAGGAGRPPRHPRGAAGAVLREPAALGGGPGPELPAPRAPPLPHLREPARRPERAVPGQPPAGGAGAGGAPGAPLGPPAPAADGPGAPGPPRAPGAAAGAAAGPAPRHRRRVPGPHARHGPAEPAGPPEPHRAVVLPCTRMLLWAAGSVASPGTRAVFWGAAPRHRVLPRAPSPAVPAELAAAEQRAQRGGPGGSALALLRLPQTPSVLVCAAAPALSRDLLELYFENRRSGGGSVRDVRLLPGASAAIVTFREPAVVQRVLQRPHRLQETALALAPHYPFLEPPPPDTEPPPDTEPPVDMEPPPDTEPPPDTEPPPDMEPLLDVNPLDMNLLDMELPPVMVRPLEPAPPPAALPPAPARLEAAEPAELQASRLVPEEPPAAVLEGPGDGDMAGDGAASDEDVTIAGWCQEGPAQDEVLVPAEPGAVRYLQRHYQDLLGSIGDVSLLPLEGDDIAGFRVRGEPGRCRAAAEFVQSLLGSVGMQSVTLRLPGVARFLRDSGGQSVLRQLERRYQCVAHLHGAAWSPPDPQLELLELLPPSCQWDPLAAAPPARHHDLHDDTDGGDGDDGDAVHSNIEEIKELLAALRPDEAAGDEAAPLPPGDMAMEQEPEADPGAGGDAGAEEEAQLALAVQRSMDSSWREDEELARATALSLRCRRREEEEEEAAAGLLAALEASLEEAAAAADTAQVTLFCAFERDASAAPRELERALCRRLRAREVASERLRALPGAVRPCLALLQRRHAVRLDLRAGAATLRGFAEYTAPAARDLAQLLQRLPQRHPPAACWVRWDRGGTAVPYGPEAAALLEHAWQRQEPRLELLLDGRPVTVDLRRMEELDIGAAAAAAVSRSCPPAGLLGLGAPGPEDEVRLLPLPEDSPEFHDAVGHFYATLDELSGTIAVVQYQLKKSSMERAGAAGTAVERVLFHGTTESASREICLHGFNRSFCGRNAALYGLGVYFAARAALSARDRYSPRGPGGSKFVFVAKVLTGAFAGGAPGLRVPPPRPGPGPPRRFDSVVDNPRHPAIFVIFNDTQAYPQYLLTCRCRGDPPSPPKSSEPTDTP; encoded by the exons ATGGGCGTGGCCTCGCAGAGAACGCCCCCGTGTggcgcggcgcggcgctgcCTCGCCTGCCGCCCGTTCCCGCCCGTTCGTGCCTGTTTGTGCCCGTTCCCGCCCGTTCGTGCTCGTTTGTGCCCGTTTGTTCCCGTTTGTTCCCGTTTGTTCCCGTTCCCGCCCGCCCCCCGGGACCAGGGCTGGTTTCCCCGTGTCACGCGTGGGGCTGGTCCCGTGTCCCCCACCCCCGAGGCCCCGCCCTCGCTCCAGCCACTTCCCGTTCCCGGGTCCCCCCGCCCCGTTTCGGTTTCGTTTCGCCGCAGGGGCGGAGCCCGAGCGCTGCCCG ATGGAGGCGGGGGCGGTGCTGGAGGTGCGGGGCGCCCCCCCCGGCACCCccgaggagctgctggtgctgtaCTTCGAGAGCCGGCGGCGCTCGGGGGGGGGCCCGGTCCGGAGCTGCCAGCGCCTCGggcccctcctcttcctcaccttcGAGAGCCAGCGCG ACGCCCAGAACGTGCTGTCCCAGGACAGCCACCggctgggggggctggagctgggggtgctcCCGGCGCCCCCCTGGGACCCCCGGCACCTGCTGCTGACGGGCCTGGagccccgggacccccccgAGCGCCTGGAGCCGCTGCTGGAGCCGCTGCTGGGCCGGCCCCGCGGCACCGTCGGCGTGTGCCAGGGCCCCATGCCCGGCACGGCCCTGCTGAGCCTGCGGGACCCCCTGAGCCCCACAG ggctgtggTGCTGCCGTGCACCAGGATGCTGCTTTGGGCTGCGGGGTCCGTGGCATCGCCCGGCACCAGGGCGGTATTTTGGGGCGCGGCGCCGCGGCACCGGGTGCTGCCGcgtgcccccagccccgctgtcccGGCAGAGCTGGCGGCGGCGGAGCAGCGCGCGCAGCGGGGGGGCCCGGGGGGGTCGGCGCTGGCGCTGCTGCGGCTGCCACAGACCCCCAGCGTGCTGGTGTGCGCGGCGGCGCCGGCGCTGAGCCGCGACCTGCTGGAGCTTTACTTCGAGAACCGGcgcagcggcggcggcagcgtGCGGGACGTGCGGCTGCTGCCCGGCGCCTCCGCCGCCATCGTCACCTTCCGGGAGCCGGCAG TGGTGCAGCGGGTGCTGCAGAGGCCACACCGGCTGCAGGAGACCGCACTGGCGCTCGCCCCACACTACCCATTCCTGGAGCCGCCCCCGCCGGACACGGAGCCCCCACCGGACACGGAGCCCCCAGTGGACATGGAGCCCCCGCCGGACACGGAGCCCCCGCCGGACACGGAGCCCCCGCCAGACATGGAGCCCCTGTTGGACGTGAACCCGCTGGACATGAATCTGCTGGACATGGAGCTGCCACCAGTCATGGTTCGCCCACTGGAGCCGGCACCACCACCAGCCGCGCTCCCCCCGGCACCTGCCAGGCTGGAGGCGGCAGAGccggcagagctgcaggcatcGAGACTGGTGCCGGAGGAGCCACCAGCTGCTGTCCTGGAGGGGCCTGGCGATGGGGACATGGCTGGTGACGGTGCAGCCAGTGACGAGGACGTGACCATCGCGGGCTGGTGCCAGGAGGGGCCGGCGCAGGACGAGGTGCTGGTGCCGGCGGAGCCGGGCGCCGTGCGGTACCTGCAGCGGCACTACCAGGACCTGCTGGGCAGCATCGGCGACGTGTCCCTGCTGCCGCTGGAGGGGGACGACATCGCCGGCTTCCGG GTGCGTGGGGAGCCGGGCCGGTGCCGCGCGGCCGCCGAGTTCGTGCAGAGCCTGCTGGGCAGCGTGGGCATGCAGAGCGTCACCCTGCGCCTCCCCGGCGTGGCGCGGTTCCTGCGGGACAGCGGCGGGCAGAGCGTCCTGCGGCAGCTGGAGCGGCGCTACCAGTGCGTGGCACACCTGCACGGCGCCGCGTGGAGCCCCCCGGACCCGCAG ctggagctgctggagctgctgcccccaAGCTGCCAATGGGACCCCCTGGCCGCGGCACCGCCCGCGCGGCACCATGACCTGCACGATGACACCGACGGGGGCGACGGTGACGATGGGGACGCCGTTCACTCCAACATCG AGGAGATCAAGGAGCTGCTGGCCGCTCTGCGTCCCGATGAAGCCGCCGGCGATGAGGCCGCCCCACTGCCCCCCGGCGACATGGCCATGGAGCAGGAGCCCGAGGCCGATCCCGGTGCCGGCGGTGATGCCGGGGCGGAGGAGGAGGCGCAGCTGGCGCTGGCGGTGCAGCGCTCCATGGACAGCTCGTGGCGCGAGGACGAGGAGCTGGCACGGGCCACCGCGCTGTCCCTGCGCTGCCGGCgccgggaggaggaggaggaggaggcggccgCGGGGCTGCTGGCGGCGCTGGAGGCGTCTttggaggaggcggcggcggcagcggacACGGCGCAGGTGACGCTGTTCTGCGCCTTTGAGCGGGACGCATCGGCGGCGCCGCGGGAGCTGGAGCGGGCGCTGTGCCGGCGGCTGCGGGCGCGGGAGGTGGCGAGCGAGCGGCTGCGGGCGCTGCCGGGGGCCGTGCGGCCCTGCCTGGCGCTGCTGCAGCGCCGGCACGCCGTGCGCCTGGACCTGCGCGCCGGCGCCGCCACGCTGCGCGGCTTCGCCGAGTACaccgcgcccgccgcccgcgACCTGGCGCAGCTGCTGCAGCGCCTGCCCCAGCGCCATCCCCCCGCCGCCTGCTGGGTGCGCTGGGACCGCGGCGGCACCGCCGTCCCCTACGGCCCCGAGGCTGCGGCGCTGCTGGAGCACGCGTGGCAGCGCCAGGAGCCccggctggagctgctgctggatggGCGGCCCGTCACCGTCGACCTGCGGCGCATGGAGGAGCTGGACAttggcgccgccgccgccgccgccgtctCCCGCAGCTGCCCCCCCGCCGGCCTGCTCG ggctgggggcgCCGGGGCCGGAGGACGAGGTGCGGCTGTTGCCGCTGCCTGAGGACTCGCCCGAGTTCCACGACGCCGTCGGCCACTTCTACGCCACGCTGGACGAACTCAGCGGCACCATCGCCGTGGTACAG TACCAGCTCAAAAAGAGCAGCATGGAGCGCGCCGGCGCCGCCGGCACCGCCGTGGAGCGCGTCCTGTTCCACGGCACCACCGAGAGCGCCAGCCGCGAGATCTGCCTGCACGGCTTCAACCGCAGCTTCTGCGGCAGGAACG